One genomic segment of Bacteroides caccae includes these proteins:
- the araJ gene encoding MFS transporter AraJ: MKKSLIALAFGTLGLGIAEFVMMGILPDVAKDLGISIPMAGHFISAYALGVCVGAPVLTLARKYPLKHILLVLVTLIMIGNICAATAPNYWILLAARFISGLPHGAYFGVGSIVAERLADKGKGSEAVSIMIAGMTIANLFGVPLGTSLSTMLSWRATFLLVGIWGIVILYYIWRWVPHVEGLKDTGFKGQFHFLKTPAPWLILGATALGNGGVFCWYSYINPMLTNISGFSTESITPLMILAGFGMVMGNLISGRLSDRYTPGKVGTAAQALICLMLLLIFFLSPYKWTAAILMCLCTAGLFAVSSPEQILIIRVAKGGEMLGAACVQVAFNLGNAIGAYAGGLTVSEGYRYPALTGVPFALTGFILFLIFYKKYQARY, from the coding sequence ATGAAAAAGAGTCTTATCGCATTGGCGTTCGGCACCCTGGGATTAGGTATTGCCGAATTTGTAATGATGGGTATTTTGCCCGATGTGGCAAAAGATTTAGGGATCAGTATCCCTATGGCGGGACATTTCATTTCCGCTTATGCATTAGGCGTCTGTGTGGGTGCCCCCGTGTTGACATTAGCCCGCAAATATCCGTTGAAACATATTCTACTGGTATTAGTTACCCTGATTATGATAGGTAATATCTGTGCTGCAACAGCTCCCAATTATTGGATATTGCTTGCTGCGCGCTTCATCTCCGGACTACCACACGGAGCATATTTCGGTGTCGGCTCCATTGTTGCCGAAAGACTGGCTGATAAAGGGAAAGGTTCGGAAGCCGTTTCGATTATGATTGCCGGAATGACCATTGCCAACCTATTCGGTGTCCCATTGGGAACTTCTCTCAGCACTATGCTTTCCTGGCGTGCCACTTTCCTGTTGGTCGGCATCTGGGGAATCGTTATCCTGTATTACATCTGGCGTTGGGTACCTCACGTAGAAGGCTTGAAGGATACCGGCTTTAAAGGACAATTCCATTTCTTGAAGACTCCGGCTCCCTGGCTCATTCTCGGTGCTACGGCGTTAGGCAACGGTGGCGTATTCTGTTGGTACAGCTATATCAACCCTATGCTGACGAATATTTCCGGTTTCTCCACCGAAAGTATTACTCCGCTGATGATTCTTGCCGGATTCGGTATGGTCATGGGAAATCTTATCAGCGGGCGCCTCTCCGACCGCTATACACCCGGAAAAGTGGGAACTGCCGCACAAGCATTAATATGCCTTATGCTACTTCTCATTTTCTTCCTTTCTCCCTACAAATGGACGGCTGCTATACTGATGTGCCTCTGCACGGCAGGGTTGTTTGCCGTATCCAGCCCCGAACAAATACTGATTATCCGTGTGGCAAAAGGCGGCGAGATGTTGGGGGCTGCCTGCGTACAGGTCGCATTCAATCTGGGAAATGCCATTGGCGCTTATGCAGGGGGATTGACTGTTAGTGAAGGCTATCGTTACCCCGCCCTCACAGGTGTTCCTTTCGCACTGACCGGATTCATCCTGTTTCTGATTTTTTATAAGAAATATCAGGCCAGATACTAA
- a CDS encoding cupin domain-containing protein → MKMCSEVFQFEKELKWENPGPGIRRQIMGYDEQLMMVKVQFEKGAVGTMHEHHHSQATYVVSGKFELTIGEQKEILSAGDGYYVAPNKPHGCVCLEAGVLIDTFTPMRADFL, encoded by the coding sequence ATGAAGATGTGTAGTGAAGTCTTCCAGTTTGAAAAGGAACTGAAGTGGGAGAACCCGGGTCCGGGAATCCGTCGTCAGATAATGGGTTATGACGAACAGTTGATGATGGTAAAAGTGCAGTTTGAAAAAGGAGCTGTCGGCACAATGCACGAACATCATCACAGTCAGGCTACTTATGTGGTAAGTGGAAAGTTCGAATTAACGATTGGCGAACAGAAAGAAATACTATCGGCAGGAGATGGCTATTATGTGGCTCCTAATAAACCTCATGGCTGTGTTTGTCTCGAAGCAGGCGTGCTGATTGACACATTTACTCCGATGCGGGCAGATTTTCTGTAA
- a CDS encoding pyridoxamine 5'-phosphate oxidase family protein: MKTFIIEDKQRIESIILHCDVCFVGIVDMEGNPYVVPMNFGYEDGIIYLHSGPEGSKVEMLEHNNNVCITFSLGHKLVYQHEKVACSYSMRSESAMCRGKVEFVEDMEEKRGALDIIMCHYTNNEFNYSDPAVRNVKVWKVPVDRMTGKVFGLRADEKP; encoded by the coding sequence ATGAAAACCTTTATCATCGAAGACAAACAAAGAATCGAGTCTATTATTCTTCATTGTGACGTTTGTTTTGTAGGTATAGTCGATATGGAAGGTAATCCATACGTAGTTCCGATGAACTTCGGTTATGAAGACGGCATTATCTATCTCCACTCCGGGCCCGAAGGCAGTAAAGTGGAAATGTTGGAACACAATAATAATGTCTGTATCACTTTTAGTCTCGGACACAAGCTTGTCTATCAGCACGAAAAAGTGGCTTGCAGTTACAGTATGCGTTCTGAAAGTGCGATGTGTCGCGGAAAAGTAGAGTTCGTTGAAGACATGGAAGAAAAACGTGGCGCATTGGACATTATCATGTGTCATTATACGAATAATGAATTTAATTACTCCGATCCGGCTGTCCGTAATGTTAAAGTATGGAAAGTACCGGTAGACCGGATGACGGGAAAAGTATTCGGCCTGCGAGCTGATGAAAAGCCATAG
- a CDS encoding CotH kinase family protein yields the protein MLNNTLGILVTILLLFSACKDEEPPISSTKELLNFSILKSDNQGKVANDVEASIQGSVITLPLDKYDDLKSLIAVFEYNGKSITINGVEQESGVTSNDYSQPLVFTVEAEDGSKQQYTVEIALKDTGVLSAFRFLKKNNAFLTADVVCSIEKGEVVSLHKFLQSKLVAEFSSNAVKVLIDDVEQISGVTENDFSSPVIYKFIMRNGEILQYTVKMEFLLDLVSLLVITTDDSSISEIQSKDSYESGTLTVNGKSTYESCIVKTEIKGRGNSTWGYPKKPYRLKLNKKAEICGLGKAKNYVLLANHLDPTLMLNSVAFKIGRLLELPFTNHAIPVDVVLNGIYKGSYLLTEQIEVKENRVDLDENNSVMWELDSYWDDEPKFKSTAFNLPVMVKDPDLTTEQFEYWKKDFNAFTTQFAKEPLEGNSYVDMIDIESVAKFLITFNLVHNMEINHPKSVFLHKEGNGKYVMGPIWDFDWAYDYEGTSNHFGRYNTPLFSSSMNGVGTAFFQRFLQDSRVKAIYKRTWQDFKNNKLDALLQYVDDYAVMLKPSVERNSELWENTRSFDTKVKELKTWLRNRADYIDSEVSKL from the coding sequence ATGTTAAACAATACTTTAGGGATTTTAGTAACTATTCTCTTACTATTCTCCGCCTGTAAAGACGAAGAACCCCCAATCTCTTCAACGAAGGAATTGCTGAACTTTTCTATTTTGAAAAGTGATAATCAAGGTAAGGTCGCAAATGATGTGGAAGCCTCTATTCAGGGGAGTGTGATTACATTGCCATTGGATAAGTATGATGATTTGAAATCATTAATTGCCGTATTCGAATATAATGGAAAATCTATCACGATAAATGGAGTTGAGCAGGAATCCGGAGTTACCTCAAATGATTATTCGCAGCCATTGGTTTTTACTGTGGAAGCAGAAGATGGCAGTAAACAGCAATATACAGTGGAAATTGCATTGAAAGATACCGGAGTGCTTTCTGCTTTCCGCTTTTTGAAAAAGAATAATGCATTCTTGACTGCTGATGTTGTATGTTCGATTGAAAAAGGTGAGGTTGTATCTCTTCATAAGTTTTTACAATCTAAACTAGTGGCAGAGTTTAGTTCTAATGCAGTGAAGGTTTTAATAGATGATGTGGAACAAATAAGTGGTGTGACGGAGAATGACTTTTCTTCTCCGGTTATTTATAAGTTCATAATGCGGAATGGAGAAATTCTTCAATATACGGTAAAGATGGAATTCTTATTGGACCTTGTTTCTCTGCTAGTCATTACCACAGATGATTCTTCTATTTCGGAAATACAGAGTAAAGACTCTTATGAGAGTGGAACTTTGACTGTCAATGGAAAAAGTACTTATGAAAGTTGTATAGTTAAAACCGAGATAAAGGGACGCGGCAATTCAACGTGGGGATATCCTAAAAAGCCTTATCGACTGAAACTTAATAAGAAAGCAGAGATCTGTGGTTTGGGGAAAGCCAAGAATTATGTGTTGTTGGCAAATCATCTTGATCCTACGTTAATGCTTAATTCGGTTGCATTCAAGATAGGTCGGCTGCTGGAACTTCCTTTTACCAATCATGCAATTCCTGTAGATGTGGTTTTAAACGGAATTTATAAAGGTTCTTACTTGTTGACCGAACAGATAGAGGTTAAAGAAAACCGTGTAGATTTGGATGAAAACAACAGTGTCATGTGGGAACTTGATTCTTATTGGGATGATGAGCCTAAGTTTAAATCGACTGCATTTAACCTCCCTGTAATGGTGAAAGACCCTGATTTGACCACAGAGCAATTTGAATATTGGAAGAAGGACTTTAATGCATTCACGACACAATTTGCAAAAGAACCGTTAGAAGGAAATAGCTATGTAGACATGATTGATATTGAATCGGTTGCCAAATTTCTGATAACCTTTAACTTGGTACACAACATGGAGATAAATCATCCTAAAAGTGTTTTTCTCCATAAAGAAGGAAATGGCAAGTATGTAATGGGACCTATCTGGGATTTTGATTGGGCGTATGATTATGAAGGTACGAGTAATCATTTTGGACGTTACAACACACCGTTATTTTCAAGTAGCATGAATGGAGTCGGTACGGCATTTTTCCAACGCTTTCTACAAGATAGCCGTGTGAAAGCGATATATAAGAGAACTTGGCAAGATTTCAAGAATAATAAGCTAGATGCATTGTTACAATATGTAGATGATTATGCTGTAATGCTTAAACCCTCTGTGGAAAGGAATAGTGAATTATGGGAAAATACTCGTTCATTCGATACAAAAGTGAAAGAGTTGAAGACGTGGTTAAGGAATAGAGCAGACTATATAGATAGTGAAGTCAGTAAACTTTAA
- a CDS encoding alpha/beta hydrolase family protein, whose amino-acid sequence MNTLKTVYIATIITGLFTGLFLSSSASAQDISGTWHGKLTVPTGSLTIVFHINQAAQGTYVTTLDSPDQGANGIKTQATSFSDSILTIQIPVIYASYKGKLKSDKTITGTFTQGMPIPLNLEKGEASRPKRPQEPQPPFPYKSEEVTVRNEQDGINLAGTLTLPEKGNKFPAVVLVTGSGAQNRDEEIMGHKPFLVIADYLTRNGIAVLRCDDRGTAASQGNHATATNEDFATDTEAAINYLRGRKEINTKKIGIIGHSAGGIIAFIVAAKDPAIAFIVSLAGAGVRGDSLMLKQVEMISKSQGMPDAFWQGTKPSIRNRYAILQQADKTTDELQKELYADVTKTMSSEQLKDLNTVQQISSQISSMTSPWYLHFMRYDPAKAMKKIKCPVLALNGEKDIQVEAAMNLTAIQQRISENGNKNVTVKAYPNLNHLFQTCEKGTLAEYGQLEETISPEVLKDITDWILKHSGKSN is encoded by the coding sequence ATGAACACATTGAAAACTGTCTACATAGCTACTATTATCACCGGATTATTCACCGGACTGTTCTTATCTTCTTCCGCATCCGCGCAAGATATCTCAGGAACTTGGCACGGAAAACTGACTGTTCCCACCGGGTCGCTGACTATCGTATTCCATATCAACCAAGCGGCTCAAGGAACTTATGTAACAACGCTCGACAGTCCCGACCAGGGAGCCAACGGCATAAAGACACAAGCTACCTCTTTCAGTGATTCCATATTAACTATTCAGATACCTGTTATTTATGCTTCCTACAAAGGAAAATTGAAAAGTGACAAAACGATAACCGGAACATTCACACAAGGAATGCCTATCCCATTGAACCTGGAAAAGGGAGAAGCAAGCCGTCCCAAACGTCCGCAGGAACCTCAACCACCTTTCCCTTATAAAAGTGAAGAAGTTACAGTAAGAAACGAACAGGACGGAATTAACCTTGCGGGGACATTAACTCTTCCCGAAAAGGGAAATAAATTTCCGGCAGTAGTGTTGGTGACAGGAAGCGGTGCGCAGAACCGGGATGAGGAGATCATGGGACACAAGCCTTTCCTAGTCATCGCCGACTATCTGACGAGGAACGGAATCGCCGTATTACGCTGTGATGATCGTGGCACAGCCGCCTCACAAGGCAACCATGCAACAGCCACCAACGAGGATTTCGCAACGGACACGGAAGCTGCCATCAATTACCTGCGCGGCAGAAAAGAAATAAACACAAAGAAGATTGGCATTATCGGACATAGCGCAGGCGGAATCATAGCATTCATCGTAGCTGCCAAAGACCCGGCGATTGCGTTTATTGTTTCATTGGCAGGAGCCGGCGTAAGAGGTGACAGCCTGATGCTGAAACAAGTAGAGATGATTTCTAAATCCCAGGGAATGCCGGATGCGTTCTGGCAAGGAACGAAACCGTCGATACGAAACAGGTATGCCATACTGCAACAAGCAGACAAAACCACAGATGAACTTCAAAAAGAGTTATATGCAGATGTTACCAAAACCATGTCGTCCGAACAACTGAAAGACTTGAATACCGTACAGCAGATTTCCTCCCAGATAAGTTCCATGACCTCCCCCTGGTATCTTCATTTTATGAGATATGACCCGGCTAAAGCCATGAAAAAAATAAAATGTCCGGTACTTGCCTTAAACGGAGAAAAGGACATTCAAGTGGAGGCGGCTATGAACCTTACGGCTATCCAACAAAGAATCAGCGAGAACGGGAATAAGAATGTAACGGTAAAAGCCTACCCGAACTTAAATCATCTGTTTCAAACCTGTGAAAAAGGAACATTGGCGGAGTATGGGCAGCTAGAAGAAACCATTAGCCCAGAAGTTCTAAAAGATATAACAGACTGGATTCTTAAACATTCAGGAAAGAGCAATTGA
- a CDS encoding glycoside hydrolase family 3 N-terminal domain-containing protein, which produces MKKLVCGLTLCLSVGNIFAGSTKDIYKKNWIDFNKNGVKDVYEDPAAPIEARVADLLSQMTLEEKTCQMATLYGSGRVLKDAWPTAEWSKEIWKDGIGNIDEQANGLGKFGSELSYPYANSVKNRHEIQRWFVEQTRLGIPVDFTNEGIRGLCHNRATMFPAQCGQGATWNKKLIREIAKVTADEAKALGYTNIYAPILDIAQDPRWGRVVESYGEDPYLAGELGKQMILGLQAEGLAATPKHFAVYSIPVGGRDGGTRTDPHVAPREMKTLYLEPFRKGIQEAGALGVMSSYNDYDGEPVSGSYHFLTEILRQQWGFKGYVVSDSEAVEFLHTKHRITPTEEEMAAQVVNAGLNIRTNFTPPQDFILPLRRAISEGKISLHTLDQRVGEILRVKFMLGLFDNPYPGDDRHPETVVHNAAHQEVSMKAALESIVLLKNENQMLPLSKSLNKIAVIGPNAEEVKELTCRYGPAHAPIKTVYQGIKEYLPNAEVSYAKGCNIIDKYFPESELYNVPLDTQEQAMINEAVELAKVSDIAILVLGGNEKTVREEFSRTSLDLCGRQQQLLEAVYATGKPVVLVMVDGRAATINWANKYVPAIVHAWFPGEFMGNAIAKVLFGDYNPGGRLAVTFPKSVGQVPFAFPFKPGSDSKGRVRVDGVLYPFGYGLSYTTFEYSALKISKPVIGPQENMTLSCIVKNTGKRAGDEVVQLYIRDDFSSVTTYDKMLRGFERIHLQPGEEQTISFTLTPQDLGLWDKNNQFTVEPGSFSIMIGASSQDIRLKGSFEVQ; this is translated from the coding sequence ATGAAAAAATTAGTATGTGGACTTACCTTGTGTCTGTCTGTCGGCAACATCTTTGCCGGCAGTACAAAAGACATATACAAGAAGAATTGGATTGACTTTAATAAGAACGGAGTCAAGGACGTATACGAAGACCCTGCCGCTCCTATTGAAGCCCGTGTTGCGGATTTGCTGTCGCAAATGACGCTGGAAGAGAAAACCTGCCAAATGGCTACTTTATACGGTTCGGGGCGGGTATTGAAAGATGCATGGCCCACTGCCGAATGGTCAAAGGAAATCTGGAAAGACGGTATCGGGAATATTGACGAACAGGCGAACGGATTGGGTAAATTCGGTTCCGAACTTTCTTATCCGTATGCCAACAGTGTAAAGAACCGCCACGAAATACAACGCTGGTTTGTAGAACAGACACGGTTGGGCATTCCCGTTGACTTTACCAATGAAGGAATACGCGGATTGTGCCACAATCGGGCTACCATGTTTCCTGCCCAATGCGGACAAGGTGCCACGTGGAACAAGAAACTGATCCGAGAAATTGCGAAAGTCACTGCTGATGAGGCAAAAGCGCTCGGATATACCAATATTTACGCCCCGATTCTGGACATTGCCCAAGACCCGCGCTGGGGACGGGTAGTAGAGAGTTATGGCGAAGATCCTTATCTGGCAGGCGAACTGGGAAAACAAATGATTCTCGGTCTGCAAGCCGAAGGGCTGGCAGCCACTCCGAAACATTTTGCCGTCTATAGTATCCCGGTTGGAGGACGTGATGGAGGTACACGTACCGACCCGCACGTGGCTCCGCGTGAGATGAAGACTCTTTATTTGGAACCCTTCCGCAAAGGAATTCAGGAAGCAGGAGCCTTAGGGGTAATGAGCTCTTATAATGATTATGACGGAGAACCTGTCTCCGGGAGTTATCATTTCCTTACTGAAATTCTGCGTCAACAATGGGGGTTCAAGGGATATGTAGTATCGGACAGTGAAGCAGTGGAATTCCTGCATACAAAACACCGCATTACCCCGACTGAAGAAGAAATGGCGGCACAAGTAGTAAATGCAGGACTGAATATCCGCACCAACTTCACCCCGCCACAAGATTTTATCCTCCCTTTACGCCGTGCAATCAGCGAAGGAAAAATCTCTTTGCATACCCTCGACCAACGTGTAGGTGAAATCTTACGTGTCAAATTTATGTTGGGGCTTTTTGATAATCCGTACCCAGGTGATGATCGTCATCCAGAAACGGTAGTACACAATGCCGCTCATCAGGAGGTATCTATGAAAGCGGCTTTAGAGTCTATTGTTCTTCTGAAAAACGAGAATCAGATGCTTCCGTTGTCCAAGAGCCTCAACAAAATAGCAGTTATCGGTCCGAATGCAGAAGAAGTGAAGGAACTGACGTGCAGATACGGCCCTGCCCATGCTCCTATCAAGACTGTATATCAGGGAATCAAAGAATATCTGCCTAATGCAGAAGTCAGCTATGCAAAGGGATGTAACATCATTGACAAGTATTTCCCGGAAAGTGAATTATACAATGTTCCTTTGGATACACAGGAACAAGCTATGATTAATGAAGCAGTAGAACTGGCAAAAGTTTCGGACATCGCTATTCTTGTATTAGGCGGAAATGAGAAGACGGTTCGGGAGGAATTTTCCCGTACCAGCCTCGATCTCTGCGGGCGTCAGCAACAGTTGTTGGAAGCTGTTTATGCAACAGGAAAGCCAGTAGTTTTGGTAATGGTAGACGGAAGGGCAGCAACAATCAACTGGGCCAACAAATACGTTCCCGCTATTGTGCATGCCTGGTTCCCCGGTGAATTTATGGGGAATGCTATTGCTAAAGTCCTTTTCGGAGATTACAATCCGGGCGGTCGTCTGGCTGTAACTTTCCCGAAGTCAGTAGGACAGGTTCCATTTGCATTTCCATTCAAACCCGGCTCCGATTCAAAGGGGAGAGTCCGTGTAGACGGAGTTCTTTATCCTTTCGGATATGGGTTAAGTTACACTACTTTTGAATATTCAGCCTTGAAGATCTCCAAACCGGTTATAGGTCCACAAGAAAACATGACCCTTTCGTGTATCGTAAAGAATACCGGGAAAAGAGCTGGAGATGAAGTAGTTCAGCTTTATATTCGGGATGATTTCAGCAGTGTGACTACCTACGACAAGATGTTACGTGGCTTCGAGCGTATTCATTTGCAACCGGGAGAAGAACAGACAATCAGCTTTACCCTTACTCCTCAAGACTTGGGGTTATGGGACAAGAACAATCAGTTTACGGTAGAACCGGGTAGTTTTTCAATAATGATAGGAGCTTCATCACAAGATATACGGTTGAAAGGAAGTTTTGAAGTGCAATAA
- the rnr gene encoding ribonuclease R, with protein MAKKKEKKEKKAGKRMSKKQLAALLIDFFHAKQSETLSMKYIFSELHLTTHPQKMLCVDILHEMLDDDYISEIEKGKFRLNNHGTEMTGTFQRKSNGKNSFIPEGGGDPIFVAERNSAHAMNNDKVKITFYAKRKNKDAEGEVIEILERANDTFVGTLEVAKSYAFLVTENRTLANDIFIPKEKLKGGKTGDKAIVKVTEWPDKAKNPIGQVIDILGKAGENTTEMHAILAEFGLPYVYPKSVETAADKIPAEISAEEIAKREDFRKVTTFTIDPKDAKDFDDALSIRKLKEGLWEVGVHIADVTHYVKEGGIIDKEAEKRATSVYLVDRTIPMLPERLCNFICSLRPNEEKLAFSVIFNITEKGEVKDSRIVHTVINSDRRFTYEEAQQIIETKEGDFKEEVLTLDTIAKALREKRFSAGAINFDRYEVKFEIDEKGKPISVYFKESKDANKLVEEFMLLANRTVAEKVGRVPKNKKAKVLPYRIHDLPDPEKLENLSQFIARFGYKVRTSGTKTDISKSINHLLDDIHGKKEENLIETVSIRAMQKARYSTHNIGHYGLAFEYYTHFTSPIRRFPDMMVHRLLTKYINGGRSVSEAKYEDLCDHSSNMEQIAANAERASIKYKQVEFMSERLGQIYDGVISGVTEWGLYVELNENKCEGLVPIRDLDDDYYEFDEKNYCLRGRRKNKIYSLGDAITVRVARANLEKKQLDFELIEK; from the coding sequence ATGGCGAAAAAGAAAGAAAAGAAAGAGAAGAAAGCCGGCAAGAGAATGAGTAAAAAACAGTTAGCCGCGCTATTGATAGACTTTTTCCATGCCAAACAAAGCGAGACGCTGAGCATGAAATATATTTTCTCAGAGTTACATCTCACCACTCACCCGCAGAAAATGCTATGCGTCGATATTCTTCACGAAATGCTGGATGATGACTATATCAGCGAAATAGAAAAGGGAAAGTTCCGTCTCAACAATCATGGAACAGAGATGACCGGCACCTTCCAACGGAAAAGTAACGGAAAGAATTCCTTCATCCCCGAAGGAGGGGGCGATCCTATCTTTGTGGCCGAACGCAACTCGGCCCATGCGATGAACAACGACAAAGTAAAGATCACCTTCTACGCCAAACGTAAAAACAAGGATGCCGAAGGGGAAGTAATAGAAATACTGGAACGTGCCAACGATACATTTGTCGGTACACTGGAAGTAGCCAAGTCGTATGCTTTTCTGGTGACGGAAAACCGCACACTTGCCAATGACATCTTTATCCCGAAAGAAAAGCTGAAAGGTGGTAAAACCGGAGACAAAGCAATTGTGAAAGTGACCGAATGGCCGGACAAGGCAAAAAATCCTATCGGACAAGTCATTGATATACTTGGCAAAGCCGGTGAAAACACTACGGAGATGCACGCCATTCTTGCCGAATTCGGTTTGCCTTATGTCTATCCGAAGTCGGTAGAGACAGCGGCAGACAAGATTCCCGCCGAAATTTCAGCCGAAGAGATTGCCAAACGTGAGGACTTCCGCAAAGTTACCACTTTCACTATTGACCCGAAAGATGCCAAAGACTTCGACGATGCACTTTCTATCCGCAAATTGAAAGAAGGATTGTGGGAAGTAGGTGTACACATCGCCGATGTGACGCATTACGTGAAAGAAGGAGGAATCATTGACAAAGAGGCAGAAAAACGCGCCACTTCCGTCTATCTGGTGGACCGCACCATTCCGATGCTTCCCGAACGATTGTGTAACTTCATCTGTTCCCTCCGCCCGAATGAAGAAAAGCTGGCTTTCTCCGTAATCTTCAATATTACCGAAAAAGGTGAAGTCAAGGATTCACGCATCGTTCATACGGTTATCAACTCCGACCGCCGCTTTACTTACGAAGAGGCACAGCAAATTATCGAGACAAAAGAAGGAGACTTCAAGGAAGAAGTACTCACACTGGATACTATCGCCAAAGCACTTCGCGAAAAACGTTTCTCAGCAGGAGCTATCAACTTCGACCGTTACGAAGTGAAGTTCGAGATCGATGAGAAAGGGAAACCTATCAGCGTTTACTTCAAGGAGTCAAAAGACGCCAATAAGCTGGTAGAAGAATTTATGTTGCTTGCCAACAGAACCGTAGCCGAAAAGGTAGGACGTGTGCCGAAGAATAAGAAAGCCAAAGTGCTCCCTTACCGTATCCACGACCTGCCCGACCCGGAAAAGCTGGAAAACTTGTCGCAGTTCATCGCCCGTTTCGGCTATAAAGTACGTACAAGCGGTACAAAAACAGATATTTCAAAGTCTATTAACCACCTTCTGGACGATATTCATGGTAAGAAAGAAGAGAATCTGATTGAAACAGTTTCTATCCGTGCCATGCAGAAAGCGCGTTACTCTACGCATAACATCGGCCACTACGGACTGGCATTCGAATATTACACTCACTTCACCTCACCGATCCGCCGTTTCCCGGATATGATGGTACATCGTTTGTTGACGAAGTACATAAACGGAGGACGCAGCGTATCAGAAGCCAAATACGAAGACCTCTGCGACCACAGTTCGAACATGGAGCAAATAGCTGCCAACGCTGAACGCGCTTCTATCAAATATAAACAGGTAGAATTTATGAGCGAACGCTTGGGGCAGATTTACGATGGCGTAATCTCCGGTGTAACCGAATGGGGACTCTACGTAGAACTGAACGAAAATAAATGTGAAGGTTTGGTGCCCATCCGCGATCTGGATGATGATTATTACGAATTTGACGAGAAGAACTATTGCCTTCGCGGACGTCGTAAAAACAAGATATATAGTCTGGGAGATGCTATTACCGTTCGCGTAGCACGTGCCAACCTTGAGAAGAAACAATTGGATTTTGAATTAATAGAAAAATAA
- the cysK gene encoding cysteine synthase A: MEKIARKLTDLVGNTPLLELSNYNKSKNLKARLVVKLEYFNPAGSVKDRIALAMIEDAEVKGVLQAGATIIEPTSGNTGVGLAFVAAAKGYKLILTMPDTMSVERRNLLKALGAELVLTPGADGMKGAIAKAEELKAATPDSVILQQFENPANPAMHLRTTGLEIWRDTEGKVDIFVAGVGTGGTVSGVGEALKMRDPSVRVVAVEPSDSPVLSGGKPGPHKIQGIGAGFIPKTYKASVVDEIIRVQNDDAIRTSRELAKLEGLLVGISSGAAVYAATELAKRPENEGKMIVALLPDTGERYLSTILYAFEEYPL; encoded by the coding sequence ATGGAGAAGATAGCAAGAAAATTGACGGACCTGGTTGGTAACACTCCGTTGTTGGAACTTAGTAATTATAATAAGAGTAAGAATTTGAAAGCTCGCCTGGTAGTGAAGCTTGAATATTTTAACCCTGCCGGAAGCGTTAAAGACCGTATTGCTTTGGCGATGATTGAAGACGCTGAGGTAAAAGGTGTTTTGCAAGCGGGAGCTACTATTATAGAACCGACTAGTGGCAACACCGGAGTAGGACTGGCTTTTGTGGCTGCTGCCAAAGGTTATAAGTTGATATTGACAATGCCCGACACGATGAGTGTTGAACGCCGCAATCTTTTGAAAGCTTTGGGAGCAGAATTGGTCCTGACTCCCGGTGCGGATGGTATGAAAGGAGCAATTGCCAAAGCGGAAGAACTGAAAGCGGCAACTCCGGACTCTGTTATCTTACAACAATTTGAAAATCCTGCTAACCCCGCCATGCATTTACGTACTACCGGCCTGGAAATATGGAGAGATACCGAGGGGAAAGTCGATATCTTTGTGGCCGGCGTGGGTACTGGCGGGACAGTTAGCGGAGTAGGTGAAGCATTGAAGATGCGCGACCCCAGTGTGAGGGTGGTAGCGGTAGAACCGTCTGATTCGCCGGTTCTTTCCGGAGGAAAGCCTGGGCCTCATAAGATTCAGGGAATCGGTGCGGGTTTCATTCCGAAGACTTACAAGGCTTCCGTCGTAGATGAAATTATTCGGGTGCAGAATGATGATGCCATTCGTACAAGCCGTGAACTGGCGAAGCTGGAAGGATTGCTGGTCGGCATATCTTCGGGTGCTGCTGTTTATGCGGCGACAGAACTGGCAAAACGCCCGGAAAATGAAGGGAAGATGATTGTGGCGTTGCTGCCCGATACAGGCGAACGTTATTTGTCTACTATTTTGTATGCTTTTGAGGAATATCCTTTATGA